The following are encoded together in the Xanthomonas sacchari genome:
- the murF gene encoding UDP-N-acetylmuramoyl-tripeptide--D-alanyl-D-alanine ligase — MKRLPLSMIAHWAGAELHGDDVAIDVISHDTRSLAAGSLYVALRGERFDGHAFVADAAARGASALLVERVQPQIELPQIVAADTELALARIAAGMQRGRATRVAAITGSNGKTSVKALLLAILQHACRIDGGSVYANPGNRNNEIGLPLAVIEAPDDADYAIYEMGAGKPGDIAYLTDIAPPQVSLVNNVAAAHLERMGSLLGVAQTKGAIYTALPADGTAVINADDAFGLWFEQRLPTGEARPQVLRFGLQPGAEVGAAQIRMAADRTQFVLTTPRGDVEATLPLPGRHNLQNALAAAALALALGVAPARIAAGLAQVQPVPGRQITHTLPDGAVLIDDSYNANPGSLAAAIDALAAAGGERWLVLGDMRELGADAAALHASGGRRARDAGLTRLYALGPLSAHAAQAFGENGRVFDSHAALIEALQRDLAAVAATRHTQDQEQESKQMHETTGAPSHGALQPAPATLLVKGSRGSAMDTVVRALLNQAQEAPHAA; from the coding sequence ATGAAGCGCCTGCCGTTGTCGATGATCGCGCACTGGGCCGGCGCCGAACTGCATGGTGACGATGTGGCGATCGACGTGATCAGCCACGACACCCGCAGCCTGGCCGCCGGCAGCCTGTACGTGGCGCTGCGCGGCGAGCGTTTCGATGGCCACGCCTTCGTCGCCGACGCCGCTGCGCGCGGCGCCAGCGCACTGCTGGTGGAGCGCGTGCAGCCGCAGATCGAACTGCCGCAGATCGTCGCCGCCGACACCGAGCTGGCGCTGGCGCGGATCGCCGCCGGCATGCAGCGCGGCCGCGCCACCCGCGTGGCCGCGATCACCGGCAGCAACGGCAAGACCAGCGTCAAGGCGCTGCTGCTGGCGATCCTGCAGCATGCTTGCCGCATCGACGGCGGCAGCGTCTACGCCAACCCCGGCAACCGCAACAACGAGATCGGCCTGCCGCTGGCGGTGATCGAGGCGCCGGACGACGCCGACTACGCGATCTACGAAATGGGCGCCGGCAAGCCGGGCGACATCGCCTATCTCACCGACATTGCGCCGCCGCAGGTGTCGCTGGTCAACAACGTCGCCGCCGCGCACCTGGAGCGCATGGGCAGCCTGCTTGGCGTGGCGCAGACCAAGGGCGCCATCTACACCGCGCTGCCGGCCGACGGCACCGCGGTGATCAATGCCGACGACGCCTTCGGCCTGTGGTTCGAGCAGCGCCTGCCGACCGGCGAGGCGCGGCCGCAGGTGCTGCGCTTCGGCCTGCAGCCGGGCGCCGAGGTCGGTGCCGCGCAGATCCGCATGGCCGCCGACCGCACCCAGTTCGTGCTGACCACGCCGCGCGGCGACGTCGAGGCGACGCTGCCGCTGCCGGGTCGGCACAATCTGCAGAACGCCCTGGCCGCCGCCGCGCTGGCGCTGGCGCTGGGCGTGGCCCCGGCGCGCATCGCCGCCGGCCTGGCGCAGGTGCAGCCGGTCCCCGGCCGGCAGATCACCCACACGCTGCCCGACGGCGCGGTGCTGATCGACGACAGCTACAACGCCAACCCCGGCTCGCTGGCCGCGGCGATCGATGCGCTGGCCGCGGCCGGCGGCGAGCGCTGGCTGGTGCTCGGCGACATGCGCGAACTCGGCGCCGACGCCGCAGCCCTGCACGCCAGCGGCGGGCGCCGCGCGCGCGACGCCGGGCTGACCCGGCTGTACGCGCTCGGCCCGCTCAGCGCCCACGCCGCGCAGGCCTTCGGCGAGAACGGCAGGGTGTTCGACAGCCATGCGGCGCTGATCGAGGCGCTGCAGCGCGACCTGGCGGCCGTGGCCGCGACGCGACATACGCAGGATCAAGAGCAGGAATCGAAGCAGATGCATGAGACCACCGGCGCGCCGTCGCATGGCGCGCTCCAGCCGGCCCCGGCCACGCTCCTCGTCAAGGGCTCGCGCGGCAGCGCCATGGACACCGTGGTCCGCGCGCTGCTGAACCAGGCACAGGAGGCGCCGCATGCTGCTTGA
- a CDS encoding division/cell wall cluster transcriptional repressor MraZ encodes MAVPTAYRDLVARVSGNRLVLTYNPFEAGCLWLYAEKEWERVRDDVMAKPNTQRVVRVLQQKLVGSSAALELDANARITIPPSHRAAVGIEKRAVLLGMGDKFELWSEQAHRALIQQTLSDEDLGDGLLDLKL; translated from the coding sequence ATGGCGGTTCCCACCGCGTACCGCGACCTCGTCGCGCGCGTGAGCGGCAATCGGCTGGTGCTGACCTACAACCCGTTCGAGGCCGGCTGCCTGTGGCTGTATGCGGAGAAGGAGTGGGAGCGGGTCCGTGACGACGTCATGGCCAAGCCCAACACCCAGCGCGTGGTGCGGGTCCTGCAGCAGAAGCTGGTGGGTTCGTCGGCCGCACTGGAGCTGGATGCCAACGCCCGCATCACCATTCCGCCGAGCCATCGCGCCGCGGTGGGCATTGAAAAGCGCGCCGTGCTGTTGGGCATGGGCGACAAGTTCGAACTGTGGAGCGAGCAGGCTCATCGCGCACTGATCCAGCAGACGTTGTCTGACGAGGATCTGGGCGATGGATTGCTCGATCTGAAGTTGTGA
- the ftsW gene encoding putative lipid II flippase FtsW, whose translation MNDAARQATRLEAIGGRYDPWLLGAAVALASLGVVMVGSSSIELTTSPFYYLSRHLLFLAGGIGLAFWAMRTELKNIEQYNQLLLLACFGLLLVVFVPGLGSTVNGARRWINLGISRFQTVEAVKVLYIVWLSSYLVRFRDEVNATWPAMLKPLGVAVALVGLLLLQPDFGSSTLLLAITAGMLVLGGVNLPRMSMPIVIGLPVFAFIAILEPYRLRRITSFLDPWADQLGSGYQLSNALMAVGRGELFGVGLGGSVQKLNYLPEAHTDFIFSVIAEELGFVGVCLIISLYALLVGRAFWLGMRCVEMKRHFSGYIAFGIGLWISLQSFVSVGVNLGILPTKGLTLPLISAGGSSVLMTCAAMGLLLRVSYELNRAERQVALVRSDAAMPVKQTVDNAEDLQAAREASASAVAAAIQGAPGRGTSRMQPRVEPTFGRLG comes from the coding sequence ATGAACGACGCCGCTCGCCAAGCGACCCGCCTGGAGGCCATCGGTGGCCGCTACGACCCGTGGCTGCTCGGCGCCGCGGTGGCGCTGGCGTCGCTGGGCGTGGTGATGGTCGGCTCCAGCTCGATCGAGCTGACCACCAGCCCGTTCTACTACCTGAGCCGCCACCTGCTGTTCCTGGCCGGCGGCATCGGCCTGGCGTTCTGGGCGATGCGCACCGAGCTGAAGAACATCGAGCAGTACAACCAGTTGCTGCTGCTGGCCTGCTTCGGCCTGCTGCTGGTGGTGTTCGTGCCCGGCCTGGGCAGTACGGTCAACGGCGCGCGGCGCTGGATCAACCTGGGCATCTCGCGCTTCCAGACCGTGGAAGCGGTGAAGGTGCTGTACATCGTGTGGCTGTCCAGCTACCTGGTGCGCTTCCGCGACGAGGTCAACGCGACCTGGCCGGCAATGCTCAAGCCGCTGGGCGTGGCGGTGGCGCTGGTCGGCCTGCTGCTGCTGCAGCCGGACTTCGGCTCCTCCACGCTGCTGCTGGCGATCACCGCCGGCATGCTGGTGCTGGGCGGGGTGAACCTGCCGCGCATGTCGATGCCGATCGTGATCGGCCTGCCGGTGTTCGCCTTCATCGCGATCCTCGAGCCGTATCGCCTGCGCCGCATCACCTCGTTCCTGGATCCGTGGGCCGACCAGCTCGGCTCCGGCTACCAGTTGTCCAATGCGTTGATGGCGGTGGGCCGCGGCGAACTGTTCGGGGTCGGCCTCGGCGGTTCGGTGCAGAAGCTCAACTACCTGCCGGAAGCGCACACCGACTTCATCTTCTCGGTCATCGCCGAGGAACTGGGTTTCGTCGGCGTGTGCCTGATCATCTCGCTGTACGCGCTGCTGGTCGGTCGCGCGTTCTGGCTGGGCATGCGCTGCGTGGAGATGAAGCGCCACTTCTCCGGCTACATTGCCTTCGGCATCGGCCTGTGGATCAGCCTGCAGAGCTTCGTCTCGGTCGGCGTGAACCTGGGCATCCTGCCGACCAAGGGCCTGACCCTGCCGCTGATCTCCGCCGGTGGCTCCAGCGTGCTGATGACCTGCGCGGCGATGGGCCTGCTGCTGCGCGTGTCCTACGAACTCAACCGCGCCGAGCGCCAGGTGGCGCTGGTGCGCAGCGACGCGGCGATGCCGGTCAAGCAGACCGTGGACAACGCCGAAGACCTGCAGGCCGCACGCGAGGCCAGCGCCAGCGCGGTCGCCGCGGCGATCCAGGGTGCACCGGGGCGCGGCACCAGCCGCATGCAGCCGCGGGTCGAACCCACCTTCGGGAGGCTCGGATGA
- the rsmH gene encoding 16S rRNA (cytosine(1402)-N(4))-methyltransferase RsmH, which produces MRGQAQAGHLPVSQPSAAHVPVLFAQVLDGLQVIENGIYLDGTFGRGGHARGVLHKLGPGGRLLVMDKDPEAIAEAEHAFGADARVSIYRGSFAELGQWDAATALDGVLFDLGVSSPQLDVAARGFSFGKDGPLDMRMDPDAGESAAQWLARAEEREIADVLWTYGEERQSRRIARAIVARREKQPLTRTAELADLIASVMPRGDSKTHPATRSFQAIRIHINRELADLETGLDAALARLKPGGRLAVISFHSLEDRIVKQFMQRHAKAPPSNRRLPEATTFVPTLRLHGGAIKADADELAANPRARSAVLRVAEKLGIGSRESGIGKGESKSALPGTEGFRAQSAGSSPFPIPVSPFPPAHGALHRSAP; this is translated from the coding sequence ATGCGCGGACAGGCGCAGGCCGGTCACCTCCCGGTGTCGCAACCATCGGCGGCGCATGTGCCGGTGTTGTTCGCGCAGGTCCTGGACGGGCTGCAGGTGATCGAAAACGGAATCTATCTGGATGGCACGTTCGGGCGTGGCGGACACGCGCGCGGGGTGCTGCACAAACTCGGCCCAGGAGGCCGGCTGCTGGTGATGGACAAGGACCCCGAGGCGATCGCCGAAGCCGAACACGCGTTCGGCGCCGACGCGCGCGTGTCCATCTATCGCGGCAGCTTCGCCGAGCTGGGCCAGTGGGACGCCGCCACCGCGCTGGACGGGGTGCTGTTCGACCTGGGCGTGTCCTCGCCGCAGCTGGACGTGGCCGCGCGCGGCTTCTCCTTCGGCAAGGATGGCCCGCTGGACATGCGCATGGACCCGGACGCAGGCGAGAGCGCGGCGCAGTGGCTGGCGCGCGCCGAGGAGCGCGAGATCGCCGACGTGCTGTGGACCTACGGCGAAGAGCGGCAGAGCCGGCGCATCGCCCGCGCCATCGTCGCCCGCCGCGAGAAGCAGCCGCTGACGCGCACCGCCGAACTGGCCGACCTGATCGCCAGCGTGATGCCGCGCGGCGACAGCAAGACCCACCCGGCCACGCGCAGCTTCCAGGCCATCCGCATCCATATCAACCGCGAACTGGCCGATCTGGAAACCGGCCTGGACGCGGCGCTGGCCCGGCTCAAGCCCGGCGGCCGCCTGGCGGTGATCAGCTTCCACTCGCTGGAAGACCGCATCGTCAAGCAGTTCATGCAGCGCCACGCCAAGGCCCCGCCGAGCAACCGCCGCCTGCCCGAGGCCACGACCTTCGTGCCGACCCTGCGCCTGCACGGCGGCGCGATCAAGGCCGACGCCGACGAACTGGCGGCGAACCCGCGCGCGCGCAGCGCGGTGTTGCGGGTGGCTGAGAAGCTGGGAATCGGGAGTCGGGAATCGGGAATCGGTAAAGGCGAAAGCAAGAGCGCGCTTCCCGGCACGGAAGGTTTCCGTGCGCAGTCGGCCGGCTCTTCCCCATTCCCCATTCCCGTTTCCCCATTCCCGCCGGCGCATGGCGCGCTCCACAGGAGCGCGCCATGA
- a CDS encoding UDP-N-acetylmuramoyl-L-alanyl-D-glutamate--2,6-diaminopimelate ligase, with protein sequence MTRAMSLSQLLPGVALAHDVQVSGLVMDSRAVRPGDAFVAIAGFGAHGLGFVEQARANGAVAVLYDPPAPAELPAPADAIAVPGLRARMGAMADQFHGHPSQTMTMVGVTGTNGKTSTVQLLTQAWHLLGTRSGSIGTLGAGLYGQVQPTGFTTPLVLPLHALLAQLRDAGAQAVAMEVSSHALDQGRVDAVHFDVAVFTNLTRDHLDYHGDIASYGAAKARLFATPGLKSAVVNLDDAFGRELLGTLDPALRRIAVSSRGQDGAEVRAEALRLDARGIGFTLAIGEERHPLQSPLLGRFNVDNLLAVAGALHALDVAPVRIAATLAQLQPIRGRMNRLGGDGAQPLVVVDYAHTPDALEQALQSLRAHAQGRITCVFGCGGERDTGKRPQMAAIAQRLAERVVVTDDNPRGEDGDAIVADILAGFDGMQAVQVQRDRAQAIAMAVADAGAKDIVLIAGKGHEPYQEIAGVRHAFDDTEVAAHALRAHATEAAR encoded by the coding sequence GTGACCCGCGCCATGTCGCTGTCGCAACTGCTGCCGGGCGTGGCGCTGGCGCATGACGTGCAGGTGTCCGGGCTGGTCATGGACAGCCGCGCGGTGCGCCCGGGCGATGCCTTCGTGGCGATCGCCGGCTTCGGCGCGCATGGCCTGGGCTTCGTCGAGCAGGCGCGCGCCAACGGCGCGGTCGCGGTGCTGTACGACCCGCCGGCCCCGGCCGAACTGCCGGCGCCGGCCGATGCGATCGCGGTGCCGGGCCTGCGCGCGCGCATGGGCGCGATGGCCGACCAGTTCCACGGCCATCCGTCGCAGACCATGACCATGGTCGGGGTCACCGGCACCAACGGCAAGACCTCCACCGTGCAACTGCTGACGCAGGCCTGGCACCTGCTGGGCACGCGCAGCGGCAGCATCGGCACGCTCGGCGCCGGCCTGTACGGGCAGGTGCAGCCGACCGGCTTCACCACGCCGCTGGTGCTGCCGCTGCACGCGCTGCTGGCGCAGTTGCGCGACGCCGGCGCGCAGGCGGTGGCGATGGAAGTCAGCTCGCACGCGCTCGACCAGGGCCGCGTGGATGCGGTGCATTTCGACGTGGCCGTGTTCACCAATCTCACCCGCGACCATCTCGACTATCACGGCGACATTGCCAGTTACGGCGCCGCCAAGGCGCGCCTGTTCGCCACGCCGGGGCTGAAGTCGGCGGTGGTCAACCTGGACGATGCGTTCGGCCGCGAGTTGCTGGGCACGCTGGATCCGGCGCTGCGCCGCATCGCGGTCAGCTCGCGCGGCCAGGATGGCGCCGAGGTGCGCGCCGAGGCGCTGCGCCTGGACGCGCGCGGCATCGGCTTCACCCTGGCGATCGGCGAGGAGCGGCATCCGCTGCAGTCGCCGTTGCTGGGCCGTTTCAACGTCGACAACCTGCTGGCCGTGGCCGGCGCGCTGCATGCGCTGGACGTGGCGCCGGTGCGCATCGCCGCCACCCTGGCGCAGTTGCAGCCGATCCGCGGGCGCATGAACCGGCTTGGCGGCGATGGCGCGCAGCCGCTGGTGGTGGTCGATTACGCACACACGCCCGACGCGCTGGAGCAGGCGCTGCAGAGCCTGCGCGCGCACGCGCAGGGCCGCATCACCTGCGTGTTCGGCTGCGGCGGCGAGCGCGACACCGGCAAGCGCCCGCAGATGGCGGCGATCGCGCAGCGTCTGGCCGAGCGCGTGGTGGTCACCGACGACAACCCGCGTGGCGAGGACGGCGATGCCATCGTCGCCGACATCCTGGCCGGTTTCGACGGCATGCAGGCGGTGCAGGTGCAGCGCGACCGCGCGCAGGCCATCGCCATGGCGGTGGCCGATGCCGGTGCCAAGGACATCGTGCTGATCGCCGGCAAGGGCCACGAGCCCTACCAGGAGATCGCCGGCGTGCGCCATGCATTCGACGATACCGAGGTCGCCGCGCACGCCCTGCGCGCGCATGCGACGGAGGCGGCCCGATGA
- the mraY gene encoding phospho-N-acetylmuramoyl-pentapeptide-transferase, with translation MLLELARWLQQLESMFGLFGYLTFRGILAALTSLFLSLWLGPAVIRKLAQFKGGQPIRQDGPQTHFSKAGTPTMGGSLILLTVLLSVLLWGDLRNRYVWLVLAVMLAFGVIGWYDDWIKIVRRDPNGLKSRWKYLLQSIFGLAAGLFLYYTADVPAAITFYIPMFKSIALPLAGISFVAIAYFWIVGFSNAVNLTDGLDGLAIMPTVLVACALGVFAYASGNAVFSAYLKIPTIPGAGELIIICAAIAGAGLGFLWFNTYPAMVFMGDIGALALGAVLGTIAVIVRQELVLVIMGGVFVIETLSVMIQVASFKLTGKRVFRMAPIHHHFELKGWPEPRVIVRFWIISVVLVLVGLATLKVR, from the coding sequence ATGCTGCTTGAACTCGCCCGCTGGCTGCAGCAGCTCGAAAGCATGTTCGGGCTGTTCGGCTATCTGACCTTCCGCGGCATCCTCGCGGCGCTGACCTCGCTGTTCCTGTCGCTGTGGCTGGGCCCGGCGGTGATCCGCAAGCTGGCGCAGTTCAAGGGCGGCCAGCCGATCCGCCAGGACGGCCCGCAGACCCACTTCTCCAAGGCCGGCACCCCGACCATGGGCGGCTCGCTGATCCTGCTCACCGTGCTGCTGTCGGTGCTGCTGTGGGGCGACCTGCGCAACCGCTACGTGTGGCTGGTGCTGGCGGTGATGCTGGCGTTCGGCGTGATCGGCTGGTACGACGACTGGATCAAGATCGTGCGCCGCGACCCGAACGGGCTGAAGTCGCGCTGGAAGTACCTGCTGCAGTCGATCTTCGGCCTGGCCGCCGGCCTGTTCCTGTACTACACCGCCGATGTGCCGGCGGCGATCACCTTCTATATCCCGATGTTCAAGTCGATCGCGCTGCCGCTGGCGGGGATCAGCTTCGTCGCCATCGCCTATTTCTGGATCGTCGGCTTCTCCAACGCGGTCAACCTGACCGATGGCCTGGACGGCCTGGCGATCATGCCGACCGTGTTGGTGGCCTGCGCGCTGGGCGTGTTCGCCTATGCGTCGGGCAACGCGGTGTTCTCCGCCTACCTGAAGATCCCCACGATTCCCGGCGCCGGCGAACTGATCATCATCTGCGCGGCGATCGCCGGTGCGGGCCTGGGCTTCCTGTGGTTCAACACCTATCCGGCGATGGTGTTCATGGGCGACATCGGCGCGCTGGCGCTGGGCGCGGTGCTGGGCACCATCGCAGTGATCGTGCGCCAGGAACTGGTGCTGGTGATCATGGGCGGCGTGTTCGTCATCGAGACCCTGTCGGTGATGATCCAGGTCGCCTCGTTCAAGCTCACCGGCAAGCGTGTGTTCCGCATGGCGCCGATCCACCACCACTTCGAGCTGAAGGGCTGGCCGGAGCCGCGGGTGATCGTGCGCTTCTGGATCATTTCGGTGGTGCTGGTGCTGGTCGGCCTGGCCACGTTGAAGGTGCGCTGA
- a CDS encoding penicillin-binding protein 2 translates to MNKSGRNRPRSNFNLRGRLALVGAALGLCSVTLIGRAAYVQLINSDFYQRQGEARYLRELPIATSRGMITDRNGEPLAVSTPVESIWVNPQELLRSPDRIPQLAQALELPVDELTAKLSQKADKEFMYLKRRINPDKAHAVVALGIPGVFSQREFRRFYPQGEAMAHVLGFTNIDDRGQEGLELAFDAWLRGKPGAKRVIRDRKGAIVESIDLVKPAQPGKDLTLSIDRRIQFLAYKELRNALVENKAAGGSIVIMDVATGEILAMVNLPTYNPNAVNGVNPDVRRNRAVTDLVEPGSTMKPLTISTALKAGVVTKDTLIDTNPGYMSVGRFTIKDVPRNNGVLTVTGVITRSSNIGAAKIAAKLPDQTFYDQVHSYGYGSSPHSGFPGESAGVFPSPARWSGSSKTTMSYGYGLSVTPLQIARAYCALGNGGRLVTPTFVKGQHEDSKQVLDPAISKEVVAMMETVVTQGGAKGAAILGYHVAGKTGTARKAGPGGYERGHYNALFAGLVPASNPRFATVIVINDPQGAKYYGGLVSAPVFHNVMEGALRLMDVPPDDIQSWLAAQAAGKSGHAPPAAPVEPDPATVPDAAAEVDAALPSARAVAPPAPAALPAPLQETRQ, encoded by the coding sequence GTGAACAAGAGCGGCCGCAATCGCCCCCGCAGCAACTTCAACCTGCGCGGCCGCCTGGCGCTGGTCGGCGCGGCGCTGGGCCTGTGCTCGGTGACGCTGATCGGCCGTGCGGCCTACGTGCAGCTGATCAACAGCGACTTCTACCAGCGCCAGGGCGAAGCGCGCTACCTGCGCGAACTGCCGATCGCCACCTCGCGCGGCATGATCACCGACCGCAACGGCGAGCCGCTGGCGGTGTCCACGCCGGTGGAATCGATCTGGGTCAACCCGCAGGAACTGCTGCGCAGCCCGGACCGCATCCCGCAGCTGGCGCAGGCGCTGGAGCTGCCGGTCGACGAACTGACCGCCAAGCTGTCGCAGAAGGCGGACAAGGAGTTCATGTACCTCAAGCGCCGGATCAATCCGGACAAGGCGCATGCGGTGGTCGCGCTGGGCATTCCCGGCGTGTTCTCGCAGCGCGAATTCCGCCGCTTCTACCCGCAGGGCGAAGCGATGGCGCACGTGCTGGGCTTCACCAACATCGACGACCGCGGCCAGGAAGGGCTGGAGTTGGCGTTCGATGCCTGGCTGCGCGGCAAGCCGGGCGCCAAGCGCGTGATCCGCGACCGCAAGGGCGCGATCGTCGAGAGCATCGACCTGGTCAAGCCGGCGCAGCCGGGCAAGGACCTGACCCTGAGCATCGACCGCCGCATTCAGTTCCTGGCCTACAAGGAACTGCGCAACGCGCTGGTCGAGAACAAGGCCGCGGGCGGCTCGATCGTGATCATGGACGTGGCCACCGGCGAGATCCTGGCCATGGTCAATCTGCCGACCTACAACCCCAACGCAGTCAACGGGGTCAACCCGGACGTGCGCCGCAACCGCGCGGTCACCGACCTGGTCGAGCCGGGCTCGACGATGAAGCCGCTGACCATCTCCACCGCGCTCAAGGCCGGGGTGGTGACCAAGGACACGCTGATCGACACCAACCCCGGCTACATGTCGGTGGGCCGCTTCACCATCAAGGACGTGCCGCGCAACAACGGCGTGCTGACCGTGACCGGGGTGATCACCCGCAGCTCCAACATCGGCGCGGCCAAGATCGCGGCCAAGCTGCCGGACCAGACCTTCTACGATCAGGTCCACAGCTACGGCTACGGCAGTTCCCCGCACAGCGGCTTTCCCGGCGAATCGGCCGGCGTGTTCCCGTCGCCGGCGCGCTGGAGCGGTTCGTCCAAGACCACCATGTCCTACGGCTACGGCCTGTCGGTGACGCCGCTGCAGATCGCCCGCGCTTACTGCGCGCTGGGCAACGGCGGGCGCCTGGTGACCCCGACCTTCGTCAAGGGCCAGCACGAGGACAGCAAGCAGGTGCTGGACCCGGCGATCTCCAAGGAAGTGGTGGCGATGATGGAGACGGTGGTCACCCAGGGCGGCGCAAAGGGCGCGGCGATCCTGGGCTACCACGTCGCCGGCAAGACCGGCACCGCGCGCAAGGCCGGCCCCGGCGGCTACGAGCGCGGCCACTACAACGCGCTGTTCGCGGGCCTGGTGCCGGCGAGCAATCCGCGCTTTGCCACGGTCATCGTCATCAACGACCCGCAGGGCGCCAAGTACTACGGCGGCCTGGTCTCGGCGCCGGTGTTCCACAACGTGATGGAAGGCGCGCTGCGCCTGATGGACGTGCCGCCGGACGACATCCAGTCGTGGCTTGCCGCGCAGGCCGCCGGCAAGAGCGGCCATGCGCCGCCGGCGGCGCCGGTGGAGCCGGATCCGGCCACCGTGCCCGACGCCGCCGCCGAGGTCGATGCCGCGCTGCCCAGCGCGCGTGCGGTGGCGCCGCCGGCGCCGGCCGCGTTGCCTGCGCCGCTGCAGGAGACCCGCCAGTGA
- the ftsL gene encoding cell division protein FtsL gives MSRLLLLVLLACTIASAIGVVYMRHRHRQLFVELSRLEHNRDELNIEFGRLQLEQATWAESNRVDQVARERLGMKFPETGDIVVVRP, from the coding sequence ATGAGCCGGCTGCTGCTGCTCGTGCTGCTCGCCTGCACCATCGCCTCGGCGATCGGGGTGGTGTACATGCGCCATCGCCATCGCCAGTTGTTCGTGGAGCTGTCGCGGCTGGAGCACAACCGCGACGAGCTGAACATCGAGTTCGGCCGGCTGCAGCTGGAGCAGGCGACCTGGGCCGAGAGCAATCGCGTCGACCAGGTCGCGCGCGAGCGGCTGGGGATGAAGTTCCCCGAGACCGGCGACATCGTGGTGGTGCGTCCGTGA